In Eleginops maclovinus isolate JMC-PN-2008 ecotype Puerto Natales chromosome 10, JC_Emac_rtc_rv5, whole genome shotgun sequence, the following proteins share a genomic window:
- the foxi1 gene encoding forkhead box protein I1: MNAFGHQPSNQQTSPIQHHSAQEILDMAVYCDNYGVYQQNLHHHHPQRPPTHPTSYGLGEYTSPSTNPYLWLNGPSINSSPYLPGNNGSSYIQSGYGSNQRPFLPPPTGFGGADLGWLSISSQQELFKMVRPPYSYSALIAMAIQNNQDKKLTLSQIYQYVADNFPFYKKSKAGWQNSIRHNLSLNDCFKKVARDEDDPGKGNYWTLDPNCEKMFDNGNFRRKRKRRADISGADSTSLPVKSEDGPHKLSETVSLLSSSPPSMHGSPASPTEHKSSPSPSAEHSPCYSNFVSSVNSLLAGGSEGSRVVERDYGSGHLSQSREGMSGLGSYSPTLIAPLNSDNNRINYYTSVQSLSNHFSVNNLIYSREGTEV, translated from the exons ATGAACGCTTTTGGACACCAACCATCTAACCAGCAGACCAGCCCTATTCAGCACCACAGCGCGCAGGAGATCCTGGACATGGCGGTGTACTGCGATAACTACGGTGTGTACCAACAGAACCTCCACCACCATCACCCTCAGAGGCCGCCGACGCACCCCACCAGTTACGGACTCGGAGAGTACACCTCCCCCTCCACGAACCCGTACCTATGGCTGAACGGACCCAGCATCAACTCCTCTCCGTATCTCCCCGGGAACAACGGCTCGTCCTATATTCAGTCTGGATACGGCTCGAACCAGAGGCCGTTCTTACCGCCTCCCACTGGGTTTGGTGGCGCAGACCTGGGCTGGCTGTCAATTTCGAGCCAGCAGGAACTCTTCAAGATGGTCAGACCACCTTACTCCTACTCAGCACTGATCGCTATGGCCATACAGAACAACCAAGACAAAAAGTTGACTCTCAGTCAGATCTATCAATATGTGGCTGATAACTTCCCTTTCTACAAGAAGAGCAAAGCTGGCTGGCAGAATTCAATCCGACACAATTTGTCACTGAACGATTGTTTCAAAAAAGTGGCACGGGATGAAGATGACCCTG gtaAGGGAAACTACTGGACGCTGGACCCCAACTGTGAAAAGATGTTCGACAACGGGAACTTCAGGcggaagaggaaaaggagagcTGACATTAGCGGGGCTGACAGCACCTCTCTCCCGGTCAAGTCAGAGGATGGCCCGCACAAGCTCTCCGAAACTGTCAGCCTGCTGAGCTCCTCCCCGCCCAGCATGCATGGTTCCCCGGCCTCCCCCACGGAGCACAAATCGTCCCCGTCTCCCTCGGCAGAGCACAGCCCGTGTTACAGCAACTTCGTGTCAAGCGTGAACTCGCTTCTGGCGGGCGGCAGCGAAGGCTCGCGGGTCGTTGAGCGGGACTACGGCTCCGGGCATCTGTCCCAGAGCAGAGAGGGCATGTCAGGACTCGGTTCCTACTCGCCCACTTTAATCGCTCCTTTGAACTCTGACAACAACAGAATTAACTATTACACATCCGTACAGAGCCTGTCCAACCATTTTAGTGTTAATAACCTCATATACAGCCGGGAAGGAACAGAGGTGTAG